The following coding sequences are from one Dermacentor silvarum isolate Dsil-2018 chromosome 4, BIME_Dsil_1.4, whole genome shotgun sequence window:
- the LOC119448111 gene encoding elongation of very long chain fatty acids protein AAEL008004: protein MENSGTAAVALDSTAATVFLRRDPRTEGWTLVGNKQFIVGLLCAYVYVVKVAGPRFMQGRKPYENLKPVIVIYNAAMVVLNVYFMVAYLTRSYLGGGYSFLCQGIDYDARDEMTMSFLAHCWWYEWVRVADFLDTAFFVLRKKESNISVLHVVHHVLVVFNGWYGLAYGADGHIALTLIFNSFVHVVMYSYYFLSSLGPAARKYLWWKRYLTQLQMFQFVVLIGHGLVPLFYDCGYPMAHVYIGLPQGLFFLVMFLNFYLKNYNDRKRMTAHNATKTKAQ from the coding sequence ATGGAGAACTCGGGCACGGCGGCCGTCGCCTTGGATTCGACGGCGGCGACTGTGTTCCTGCGGCGGGACCCCCGCACCGAGGGCTGGACCCTGGTGGGCAACAAGCAGTTCATCGTGGGGCTGCTCTGCGCCTACGTCTATGTCGTCAAGGTGGCCGGGCCCCGCTTCATGCAGGGCCGCAAGCCGTACGAGAACCTCAAGCCCGTGATTGTGATCTACAACGCCGCCATGGTGGTGCTCAACGTGTACTTCATGGTGGCGTACCTGACGAGGAGCTACTTGGGCGGCGGCTACAGCTTCCTATGTCAGGGCATCGACTACGATGCGCGCGACGAAATGACCATGAGCTTCCTCGCGCATTGCTGGTGGTACGAGTGGGTGAGGGTGGCGGACTTTCTGGACACGGCGTTCTTTGTGCTACGCAAGAAGGAGTCCAACATTTCCGTGCTACACGTAGTCCACCACGTCTTGGTGGTCTTCAACGGCTGGTACGGGCTCGCGTACGGAGCCGACGGGCACATCGCCTTGACCCTGATCTTCAACAGCTTCGTGCACGTGGTGATGTACTCGTACTACTTCCTCTCTTCGCTGGGTCCCGCGGCCCGCAAGTACCTCTGGTGGAAGAGGTACCTCACCCAGCTGCAGATGTTCCAGTTCGTTGTACTGATCGGGCACGGATTGGTGCCGCTGTTCTATGATTGTGGATACCCAATGGCGCACGTGTACATCGGTCTGCCCCAAGGACTCTTCTTTCTCGTTATGTTTCTCAACTTTTACTTGAAGAACTACAACGACAGGAAAAGAATGACTGCACATAATGCCACGAAGACCAAGGCTCAGTGA